Below is a genomic region from Paludicola sp. MB14-C6.
TAGTTTACATCGGAATATATATGTTGGCCTTTTGTGGTAAAATAGTAATAAGGACCATCATTTTTTGAAAAGAAATCTTGAATATTATCATAATACGTAATATCAAGCAAATTCCAATAATCAAGTCCTGCCCTTTTTAGTTTTTTATCATCTATTGTAAAGCCCATAGGCTTTACAATATGTAATCTTGCACCGGTTGCTGCGCAAGTTCTTGCTATATTTCCTGTATTTTGTGGTATTTGAGGCTCAACCAATACGATATTTAACTCTTTCATAGAATCCTTCTTCTTAACTTGTTTTTTTTAATTTTAACAGATTCTAAAAATAATTTCAACATCAATAAATCAAGCTACTCGAAATCTATTTTATTTTATTCTTTCTTCAGCTAGTATATATCAATTGTTTGAAATAATTTGCCAAACGATTTGTAATTTATTACAAAACTTCATTAAAAAGCACTTTAAAAAGCAATATTATTTAACATTCGGCCTGTATTTTCTAAGATATGGTAATTGCGATTGCGAATTAAAACTCTCTACTTAAGATATTTACATTTACTTAATAATTCTATACAGTTTATAGAGTAAAATAATGAGTGTGATAAATCATGCATCCGTTTAAGGAGGGGCTTTATTGTTCGGATACATTAAACCATATAAACCCGAAATGAAAGTTTCAGAATTTGATACATTTAAAGGTATCTATTGTGGGCTTTGCAAAGAGTTAAGTCATGTATACGGTCCTTTTTCAAGTCTTACGTTAAGCTATGACTTCACTTTTATAGCAACCATTTCTTTAGGGCTTTCTGAAAACTGTAAGGGCTTTCAAAAATGTTCTTGTGTAGCAAATCCACTAAAGCGTAAAATGTGTCATAATTCCAGCGAAGAACTCACTTTTTGCGCCGGAACAGCGATGTTGATGATTTACTATAAAGTTTTAGACGATCTACATGACAGCAATTTTTTAGGTAAATTAAAACCTTTAAGCGTTCTTCCGTTTGTTTATTTTGCAAAACGAAGAGCAGCAAAGCAATATCCTAAAATGGACGAAGTAATTAAAACCGCAATTCAAAAACAAGCAGAAATTGAAAAAAGCGATAATATCAGCGTTGACAAAGCAGCAGATCCTACTGCTAATGCATTAGCATTCATATGCCAAGAATTAAGTAATAACGAAACACAAAAAAAGATTTTACATCGTTTCGGATATTTAGTTGGAAGATATGTGTATTTTGCAGATGCTTTGGATGATATTGATAAAGATTCAAAGAATAATGAGTATAACCCGTTTTTAAAACGTGGACTTCATGAAAGCAAAACAATTGATGAAATTAAAGAATATGCTGTTGGAGTTATCAATATGACAATTGCTGAAATTGCGCCCGCATATGAATTATTGGACTTAAAACGTTATAAACCTATTTTAGATAATATTGTCTATCTTGGTCTTCATAATACGAAAGACACCATTATAAAGAAAAAGGAGCAAAATGATGAACAACCCGTATAACACTTTGGGAGTAAACGAGAATGCAACCGATGAGCAAGTAAAACAAGCTTATCGTGAATTAGCAAAAAAATACCATCCAGATAACTATAATGACAGCCCATTAAGAGAATTTGCAGATGAAAAGATGGCTGAAATTAATAGTGCTTTTGATCAAATCATGAATAATAGACGTTCAAACGGAAGTAATTCCTCAAGTAGTTCTTATCAATCTCAGCAAAATACAAGCAATTATTCAAGTTATACCTCTTCTAATTTTGCAGATATTCGTTCTATGATTCAAGCAAATCGCTTAGTAGAGGCAGAAGAGTTATTGGATGGAGTTCCATTAAATAAAAGAGATGCAGAATGGTATTTCTTAAAAGGCAGTATTTTTTATTCCAGAGGCTGGTTAGACGATGCTATGAATCATTTTTCTTCAGCTTGTAGAATGGATCCAAATAATGCTGAATACCGAGCTGCATTAAACCGTATGGGTTGGCAGCGACAAGGCAACATGGGTGGATATGGCCAAGGTCAATATCGTGCACCACAGCGTAATGCAGGCGGATGTAGTGGTTGTGATATGTGTTGTAGTTTACTATGCGCCGATAGTTGTTGTGAATGCATGGGTGGCGACTTAATCAGCTGTTGTTAATTTATAAACCAATAAGCACGACTTTTTGTCGTGCTTTAATATATCAAGCGGCATAATTTCATTATTTCACCATACTGTTCTTTTTAATCATGACAAAAATAAAAGGATTGAATTAACTTATGAAAAATAGCAAAAAAGTTGCTTTCGGAGGTATTGTCGGAGCATTAAGCCTTGTCAGTATGTTTTTATCAGGCATATTTCCATTTGCTGAATATACTTGTCCTGCATTAGCTGGAATTTTTTTAATAGCATTGGTTATTGATTTTAATAAAAAAACAGCATTAATC
It encodes:
- a CDS encoding tRNA (cytidine(34)-2'-O)-methyltransferase; its protein translation is MKELNIVLVEPQIPQNTGNIARTCAATGARLHIVKPMGFTIDDKKLKRAGLDYWNLLDITYYDNIQDFFSKNDGPYYYFTTKGQHIYSDVNYPDKAYIVFGREDAGLDETLLYENPDFCVRVPMIGEARSLNLSNTVCLAAYEVLRQWGFEHLKTVGELTKYTWR
- a CDS encoding DUF5685 family protein: MFGYIKPYKPEMKVSEFDTFKGIYCGLCKELSHVYGPFSSLTLSYDFTFIATISLGLSENCKGFQKCSCVANPLKRKMCHNSSEELTFCAGTAMLMIYYKVLDDLHDSNFLGKLKPLSVLPFVYFAKRRAAKQYPKMDEVIKTAIQKQAEIEKSDNISVDKAADPTANALAFICQELSNNETQKKILHRFGYLVGRYVYFADALDDIDKDSKNNEYNPFLKRGLHESKTIDEIKEYAVGVINMTIAEIAPAYELLDLKRYKPILDNIVYLGLHNTKDTIIKKKEQNDEQPV
- a CDS encoding J domain-containing protein, which encodes MNNPYNTLGVNENATDEQVKQAYRELAKKYHPDNYNDSPLREFADEKMAEINSAFDQIMNNRRSNGSNSSSSSYQSQQNTSNYSSYTSSNFADIRSMIQANRLVEAEELLDGVPLNKRDAEWYFLKGSIFYSRGWLDDAMNHFSSACRMDPNNAEYRAALNRMGWQRQGNMGGYGQGQYRAPQRNAGGCSGCDMCCSLLCADSCCECMGGDLISCC